One genomic window of Camelina sativa cultivar DH55 chromosome 5, Cs, whole genome shotgun sequence includes the following:
- the LOC104785145 gene encoding receptor protein kinase-like protein ZAR1 yields MKLLWVLLSLLVCMMSFCSSLNSDGLSLLALKSAVDNDPTRVMTHWSESDPTPCHWSGIVCTNGRVTSLVLLGKSLSGYIPSELGLLDSLNRLDLAHNNFSKTVPVRLFQATNLRYIDLSHNSLSGPIPVQIKSMKSLNHLDFSSNHLNGSLPESLAELGSLAGTLNLSYNRFTGEIPPSYGRFPVHVSLDFSHNNLTGKVPQVGSLLNQGPIAFAGNSHLCGLPLQTPCEEIETPSFVTSKPELQKPNPSVISNDDDAKEEKKQQITGSVTVSLISGVSIVIGAVSISVWLIRKKRSSSDVYKTETKTTTTAVSDSEFDEEGQEGKFVAFDEGFELELEDLLRASAYVIGKSRSGIVYRVVAAESSSTVVAVRRLSDGNATWRFKEFVNEVETIGRINHPNIVKLRAYYYAEDEKLLITDFISNGSLYSALHGGPSNTRPPLSWAERLRIAQGTARGLMYIHEYSSRKYVHGNLKSSKILLDNENHPHISGFGLSRLVSGYPKLIDDSLSSTRTQSIDQAFATRLSLSAPAAAYLAPEARASSGCKSSQKSDVYSFGVILLELLTGRLPNGSSENEGEELVNVLRKWHKEERLLAEILDPKLLRQHFEDKQVLATIHVALNCTEMNPEMRPRMRSVSESLGRIKSD; encoded by the exons ATGAAGTTACTTTGGgttcttctttcacttcttgTCTGCATGATGAGCTTTTGCTCCTCTCTCAATTCCGACGGTTTATCTCTACTAGCTCTCAAATCCGCCGTCGACAACGACCCGACCCGAGTAATGACCCACTGGTCTGAATCCGACCCGACTCCTTGCCATTGGTCCGGGATCGTTTGCACAAACGGCCGAGTCACCTCACTTGTACTCTTGGGCAAAAGTCTCTCCGGTTACATTCCATCAGAACTCGGTTTACTCGACTCGCTAAACCGGCTCGATCTAGCTCACAACAATTTCTCCAAAACCGTACCGGTTCGTCTTTTCCAAGCAACCAATCTCCGGTACATCGATCTCTCTCACAACTCACTCTCCGGTCCAATCCCGGTCCAAATCAAGTCCATGAAATCACTCAACCACCTCGATTTCTCCTCTAACCATCTCAACGGTTCACTCCCTGAGTCACTCGCTGAACTCGGAAGCCTCGCCGGAACTCTAAACCTTTCGTATAACCGATTCACCGGAGAGATTCCACCGTCATACGGTCGATTCCCGGTTCACGTCAGCTTAGATTTCAGTCACAACAATCTCACCGGAAAAGTACCTCAGGTGGGATCTCTGTTGAATCAAGGACCAATCGCGTTCGCCGGAAACTCTCATCTCTGCGGCTTACCATTGCAAACGCCGTGCGAAGAAATCGAAACCCCTAGCTTCGTCACTTCGAAGCCGGAACTccagaaaccaaaccctagcgTAATCAGCAACGACGACGACgcaaaggaggagaagaagcagcAGATCACCGGATCAGTGACGGTTTCTCTGATTTCCGGCGTTTCGATTGTAATCGGAGCTGTTTCCATCTCCGTATGGCTAATCCGGAAAAAACGAAGCTCCTCCGACGTGTACAAAACAGAGAcaaagacgacgacgacggcggTCTCGGACTCAGAGTTCGACGAAGAAGGGCAAGAAGGTAAATTCGTAGCGTTTGACGAAGGATTCGAGCTCGAGCTCGAGGATTTGTTGAGAGCATCTGCTTACGTGATAGGCAAGAGCAGAAGCGGGATTGTGTACAGAGTAGTGGCGGCGGAATCGTCATCCACCGTTGTCGCCGTTAGAAGACTCAGCGATGGTAACGCCACGTGGCGGTTTAAGGAATTTGTGAATGAAGTGGAGACCATTGGTAGGATCAATCACCCTAACATCGTAAAGCTTAGAGCTTACTACTATGCAGAGGACGAGAAGCTTCTCATCACTGATTTCATCAGCAATGGAAGCTTGTACTCTGCCTTACATG GTGGACCTTCGAATACTAGGCCTCCACTCTCTTGGGCCGAGAGGTTACGTATAGCACAAGGGACTGCTCGGGGTTTGATGTATATACATGAATACAGTTCGAGAAAGTATGTACACGGGAACCTTAAATCAAGCAAAATCCTGTTAGATAATGAGAACCACCCTCACATCTCAGGTTTTGGTCTCTCGCGTCTGGTTTCGGGTTATCCCAAACTCATTGATGATTCACTATCATCAACCAGAACGCAAAGCATTGACCAAGCATTTGCTACAAGACTCTCACTCTCAGCTCCTGCAGCTGCTTACCTTGCACCCGAAGCCCGAGCTTCTTCTGGTTGCAAATCATCTCAGAAAAGCGATGTTTATTCATTTGGTGTGATTCTGTTGGAGTTGTTGACTGGTCGGTTACCTAATGGTTCCTCTGAAAACGAAGGAGAAGAACTCGTGAATGTTTTGAGGAAGTGGCACAAGGAAGAAAGGTTGTTGGCTGAGATCTTAGACCCGAAGCTTCTACGACAGCATTTTGAGGATAAGCAGGTTCTTGCAACCATTCATGTCGCTTTAAATTGCACGGAAATGAACCCGGAGATGCGCCCTAGGATGAGATCTGTGTCTGAGAGTCTAGGTCGAATCAAATCGGACTAA